TCTTGCCGCGTTGGCCGGTGTCGCGGAAACCTCCCTGGATCTGGCCGGTGACTGGTGGGCAGCCTGGCAAACCTGGAAAGACGGTGTGGAGCGCATCGACGTCCACCCTCTGACCGTTCGACACGAGGGCGACTACCTGCTTCTCGACGGCTCCCGAGCCCGGCCGGTCGCGGATGGCAGCTACGAGTGGCGGGGCGAGCTGCGGTTGTGGGACAACGAATCGCTGATGGGTTGGTACTCCGCCACCGAGGGCGCGACTCGATCGAAGGGCACGATCTATTTCGCGTTGCATCCTCACGGCACGCACGCCCTCGGCTCGTGGACCGGGCTGTCGTACGAGGGGATTGTGGTCCGTGGTTGGGGCGCGATCGCGCGGGAGAAATCCCAAGTGGAGCAACTGATCTCGGAGTTGATACGAATAGAGGGAGCGTTGAAGTCATGGCCGTCGACGACGAACTCGTAAGCGTCAGCATCACCGCCGCCGATGCCGAATGGCTGGCGGAGTTCACACGCAAGCTGGTCACCGATCGGCTCGCGGCGTGCGGAAACATCCACCCATCGATCAGGTCTATTTACCGATGGGACAATGCAATCGAGGACGACACCGAAGCCCTGGTCACACTGCATACGCGGCGCTCGCACGTCCGGGAGATCATCGCTCGCGCCGATGTCGAGCACCCCTACGACACCCCGCAGGTTCTCGCTGTTCCGATCGTGGTCGCCCATCCCGGCTACCGAGATTGGGTGCTGACCGAAACGGCTGGCTGACCTACCTCGCACAGTTCGGGACTCGTCCGCGAGCCTGCGCTTGATGTCGTAGACGCTAGGCCCTCGTGCAGGCACAGATCTACATGTTCCTAGCGCCGCGACAACCAACCCGCACGCGGCGATTACCGCACTTGACCATATGGCTATGTCCATCTATACCTCCGGAGAAAACTGCTTGGGCACCGCAGCGCCAGCGTCGAGCGTTGACGATTCATAGCCTGGTCTTGTTCATGACTTTTTAGTCATGATTTTCCGTCTACAGCTGTCTACATCCGCCTACGATGACGCCATGACGGGAAGCGGGGGCGTCCACTCGATCGACCAACCGGCGGTACTCGGCGCACGTCTGAGGGAAGCGCGGGAAGCCGCGGGCTTGTCCCTGTCCGGCCTCGCCAGCAAGGTTCCCTACAGTCGTGCCGCGCTGGGCCACTACGAAACTGGTGCGAGAACTCCGCCAGCCGATGTGATCGAGTGGTACGAACGTGAGTGTGGAAAGTTCGCTGATTCCGTGACCGCGATATCGATCCTCGGGAGAGCCGACGTGGACCGTCGCAGCTTCTTACGCAACGCCACCTACTCTGCGGCGTTGAGCGCGACCGGTCTTCTCGGCGCCGGTGAGCTCGCCCGACTGGCCAGTGTCGAATCCGGTCGCCGCGCCGACATGCGTGAGGTTCGCGCCGTCCAAGCAGTGACAGATGCGTTCGTTAAGCTCGACGAGTCGCGAGGGGGAGGTATCGGCCGGACCGCGGTTGCCGAGTTCCTGGGAACGGACGTGGCTGCCTTGCTGAACGCTCGGTTCCCCGACAGCAACACGCGTATGCACGCCTTCAGCGCTGCGGCAGAACTCGCCTATCTCGCTGGCTTCAAAGCCCATGACGCAGGCCAGGACGGGATCGCGCAGCGATATTTTCTCGCGGCGCTGCGGTTGGCCGAGGACAGCGGGATGCCCGGTCACGACGCGTTCGTGTTCCGGATCCTTGCCCTGCAAGGCACGGACATCCAGCAGAACAAATTCAGCGTGGCGCTGGCCGAACAGGCCGAGCGTCGCGCACGCAGCAAAATCGGCCCGGACGTGATGGCACTGTTCACCGTTGCCGTGGCGCGATGTCA
The DNA window shown above is from Nocardia sp. NBC_01730 and carries:
- a CDS encoding helix-turn-helix transcriptional regulator, with translation MSASTGKVIQQRRELLGLSQPDLAEAAEVSVRQIARYEADEQSPTLPVAIRLAAALQISLAALAGVAETSLDLAGDWWAAWQTWKDGVERIDVHPLTVRHEGDYLLLDGSRARPVADGSYEWRGELRLWDNESLMGWYSATEGATRSKGTIYFALHPHGTHALGSWTGLSYEGIVVRGWGAIAREKSQVEQLISELIRIEGALKSWPSTTNS
- the cutA gene encoding divalent-cation tolerance protein CutA yields the protein MAVDDELVSVSITAADAEWLAEFTRKLVTDRLAACGNIHPSIRSIYRWDNAIEDDTEALVTLHTRRSHVREIIARADVEHPYDTPQVLAVPIVVAHPGYRDWVLTETAG
- a CDS encoding helix-turn-helix domain-containing protein, producing the protein MTGSGGVHSIDQPAVLGARLREAREAAGLSLSGLASKVPYSRAALGHYETGARTPPADVIEWYERECGKFADSVTAISILGRADVDRRSFLRNATYSAALSATGLLGAGELARLASVESGRRADMREVRAVQAVTDAFVKLDESRGGGIGRTAVAEFLGTDVAALLNARFPDSNTRMHAFSAAAELAYLAGFKAHDAGQDGIAQRYFLAALRLAEDSGMPGHDAFVFRILALQGTDIQQNKFSVALAEQAERRARSKIGPDVMALFTVAVARCHAENGDARAAHAALRRAEPHIHAEMDEPPPRWVAMWCPNKATVIDQTAKTFQALSELRDAENHYQLGTSIWDPHTHARVFALTAAETGLIRWRMGNHDAAVAIWRSALPILHRVDSARTTKSFSKIRATAPELFADTDPSTVPKL